The Linepithema humile isolate Giens D197 chromosome 2, Lhum_UNIL_v1.0, whole genome shotgun sequence genome has a segment encoding these proteins:
- the LOC105677473 gene encoding facilitated trehalose transporter Tret1-like, with protein MDHKAEEKKINKVKWPQWIAGIGVSLLLLQIGMMMAWSSPYVARLTSPESQIPMTMDMASWVVSLINLGRLIGAVSGAITVNYFGTKRTILITSLPMALCWLFIIVANRVEWLYVSRFLGGIGIGKTYGSFSLYLGEIADPSIRGALVVLAMSGLSIGNLIMCIMGAYLSMEVSAGISLGLCIILMVIFIWLPESPHHFVKVKAEDKARTSLLWYHRDCDVESELEALKKFIETYNNLPFVDVIKEFRYTHIWKALILVFVLFMYSQMCGMNNVLFYMETLLRKAQVTVIDPATIVIITTATGIVSSLLSMLLIDNFGRRIMMIISSLNITLSIICLSTAFQLLDVGYNPADIQALPIFSVLYFQVSVFMGILSIPTTVLGEIFPPHIKCIAGCLSSIVSGVCAFISTSTYQPLINLVSEKYVFYIYSVLLITAVPFTIFCMPETKGKTLQQIQDDLMKKD; from the exons ATGGATCATAAGgcagaagaaaagaaaatcaataaaGTTAAATGGCCTCAATGGATAGCCGGTATCGGAG tcAGTCTCCTATTACTGCAAATAGGAATGATGATGGCTTGGAGCTCACCGTACGTCGCTCGTCTAACTTCGCCCGAATCCCAGATACCTATGACAATGGACATGGCATCCTGGGTAGTTTCTCTTATAAACCTAGGCAGACTAATTGGCGCCGTCTCTGGTGCTATCACTGTAAACTACTTCGGAACCAAAAGAACGATACTCATCACTAGTTTGCCAATGGCTCTCTGCTGGCTCTTTATAATCGTGGCTAATCGAGTGGAATGGTTATACGTGTCTAGATTTCTTGGCGGTATCGGTATTGGGAAAACATATGGCAGCTTTTCGCTTTATCTAGGCGAGATCGCAGACCCCAGCATCCGGGGAGCTCTAGTTGTTTTAG CTATGAGCGGATTATCAATAGGCAACCTAATAATGTGCATCATGGGCGCATATTTAAGCATGGAAGTCTCTGCCGGCATATCACTCGGCCTTTGCATTATACTAATGGTTATTTTCATCTGGTTGCCAGAATCGCCGCATCATTTCGTCAAGGTGAAAGCAGAAGATAAAGCGCGAACGTCTCTACTTTGGTATCATCGTGATTGTGACGTGGAATCTGAACTGGAAGCTCTGAAGAAGTTCATTGAAACGTATAATAACCTGCCTTTTGTAGATGTTATAAAAGAATTCAGATATACGCATATCTGGAAAGCACTGATTCTTGTGTTTGTGCTCTTCATGTACAGTCAAATGTGCGGTATGAACAATGTATTGTTCTACATGGAGACTCTTCTGCGAAAAGCACAAGTAACCGTCATAGATCCGGCAACTATCGTGATCATCACCACTGCTACTGGAATCGTCAGTTCCCTGTTGTCCATGCTTTTGATCGACAACTTCGGCAGACGTATTATGATGATAATTTCCAGTTTAAACATAACGCTCTCGATAATCTGCTTGAGCACGGCGTTTCAACTTCTTGACGTGGGCTACAATCCTGCCGATATTCAGGCTCTACCAATCTTTTCGGTGTTATATTTTCAGGTATCCGTCTTCATGGGCATTCTTTCGATACCCACCACAGTACTAGGCGAAATCTTCCCGCCGCACATTAAATGCATAGCTGGCTGTCTCAGCAGCATCGTGTCTGGAGTCTGCGCATTCATTTCCACATCGACTTATCAACCTTTGATAAATCTAGTCTCGGAGAAATATGTCTTTTACATATACTCTGTGCTACTGATAACCGCTGTACCGTTTACTATTTTCTGTATGCCTGAGACCAAGGGCAAAACGTTACAACAAATCCAAGACgatttgatgaaaaaagaTTGA
- the LOC105677472 gene encoding facilitated trehalose transporter Tret1-like, translating to MNHEPEKKISKVIWPQWIAGIGVTLLALEIGMMTAWSSPYIAHLTSPESQIPMTMDMASWIVSLINLGRLIGAVSGAVIMNYLGTKTTILIITLPIGLCWIFTIVANQVEWLYAARFLGGIGMGKAFSFPFYISEIADPSIRGALVVLAMSGLSIGNLTMSIMGAYLNIKISACVALIFCIIMMIIFIWLPESPHYFIKVKAEDKARASILWYHRDCNVESELQALKNFIETNNNLPFIDTLKEFRRTHIWKAQCLILVLFMYSQMSGMNNVTFYMETILRNAQVTVIEPAVVVIITTATGIVSSFLSMLLIDNFGRRIVMIIASLNVTFSLICLGTTFQLLDKGFNPADIQALPIFSMLYFQVAVFIGILSVPVTVLGEIFPPHVKFVAGCICGVVGGIFAFISTSTYQPLVNLITEKYVFYIYALGLITAIPFTFFYMPETKGKTLQQIQEDLTKKN from the exons ATGAATCATGAACCAGAGAAGAAGATCAGCAAAGTTATATGGCCTCAATGGATCGCTGGTATCGGAG TCACTCTCCTAGCACTGGAAATAGGAATGATGACGGCTTGGAGCTCACCGTACATCGCCCATCTGACTTCGCCCGAATCTCAAATTCCTATGACAATGGACATGGCATCCTGGATAGTATCGCTTATAAATCTAGGCAGATTAATTGGCGCCGTTTCTGGAGCGGTCATCATGAATTATCTCGGAACCAAAACGACAATCCTCATCATTACTTTGCCGATAGGTCTCTGCTGGATTTTTACAATCGTGGCTAATCAAGTGGAGTGGTTATACGCGGCGAGATTTCTTGGTGGTATCGGCATGGGAAAAGCATTTAGCTTTCCGTTTTACATAAGTGAAATCGCAGATCCTAGCATCCGCGGAGCTCTAGTCGTTTTAG CTATGAGCGGATTATCGATAGGCAATCTAACGATGAGCATCATGGGTgcatatttaaacataaaaatctcTGCCTGCGTAGCCCTTATCTTCTGCATTATAATGATGATCATTTTCATCTGGTTGCCAGAATCGCCGCATTATTTCATCAAAGTGAAAGCAGAAGATAAAGCGCGAGCGTCAATACTTTGGTATCATCGCGACTGTAACGTGGAATCTGAGTTACAAGCTCTGAAGAACTTCATTGAGACGAATAATAATCTACCTTTCATAGATACTCTAAAAGAGTTCAGACGTACGCATATCTGGAAAGCCCAGTGTCTTATACTTGTGCTCTTCATGTACAGTCAGATGTCCGGTATGAACAACGTAACCTTTTACATGGAAACGATTTTACGAAATGCACAAGTGACCGTCATAGAACCAGCAGTGGTCGTGATAATCACTACTGCTACTGGAATCGTCAGTTCCTTTCTCTCCATGTTGCTAATCGACAATTTCGGCAGACGTATCGTGATGATTATTGCCAGCTTAAACGTCACGTTTTCGCTAATCTGCTTGGGCACAACGTTCCAACTTCTCGACAAAGGCTTCAATCCCGCCGATATTCAGGCTTTGCCGATTTTTTCGATGTTATACTTCCAGGTAGCCGTCTTCATTGGCATTCTTTCGGTACCCGTCACAGTACTGGGCGAAATCTTTCCGCCGCACGTTAAATTCGTGGCCGGTTGCATTTGCGGCGTCGTAGGTGGAATCTTTGCCTTTATTTCCACGTCGACTTATCAACCCTTGGTGAATCTAATCACGGAAAAATATGTCTTCTACATTTATGCCCTGGGACTGATAACCGCTATACCGTTCACATTCTTTTATATGCCTGAGACCAAAGGCAAGACTTTGCAACAGATCCAGGAAGACCtgacgaaaaaaaattga